A portion of the Diprion similis isolate iyDipSimi1 chromosome 4, iyDipSimi1.1, whole genome shotgun sequence genome contains these proteins:
- the LOC124405611 gene encoding uncharacterized protein LOC124405611, whose product METAFKILSEKSSPAEVQKWMRFATQNTRLLNKILRKNASTIGEKTRILTTIGILKSLTAKFQQFRKVDDGLKSRRRSDRVKWEDLDTAFESRIRKGAVINLQHKDLAVFLKNAKHLVVARLKNMLRKTGSLKANCVLSCKFSVTKNAEIVEDIKFLNTKNQVILQPTDIHGCFEENVKQKVMAKVEDFQEKDSGWSLTEIINLTVNINKYVPLRGGVFTYTPLPKDIQDKKAVVNIRNSDSYCFLWSVTAALFPANNKNPNEVSSYPHFSSVLRYDGLNLPMSLDQISKFEKLNDLSINVYGIDCTEKQKHSEIIPVYLSRHKSDKPTIHLLVIECEIDDDDDDDCLNLNKTKVILPTEEDKILKFRNFKHKETVPFCIYADLECLLQPTLKSLGENRTIYQKHTPYSIFYYLHCAFNDSISKFEINHGETCIKWFVTELEKLAHSLETYFKTVVPMKPLNFHQINEFHSVTVCHICEKPFTLEDVKHRDHCHFTGKYRVAAHRGCNLNYQNSHTIPVIFHNLSGYDSHFLIKALATSFEGTIQLLPVNKEKYISFTKYVKATDIKFRFIDSFRFMPSSLEKLATYLGKGVFPYEYINNWEKLEDRRLPTKPQFYSKLNDRDISDDDYAHACEVWQTFNVQTLGEHSDLYLQTDVFLLADVFQNFRQNCWTTYKLDPLHYYTAPGLSFDAMLKCTGIELELLTDIDMIMFIEKGIRGGVSQCSNRYAKANNRYMEEAFDSQVEESYLMYFDVNNLYGAAMSFALPYSSFEWVSDCRQCDVLTISDDAEFGYMLKVDLEYPAEPHEMHKDLPLCPEHYIPLISSTKQPKLTTTLLPKQNYVIYYRVLKQCLQLGLKLVKIHKVLKFQVNSMAKKLHRFEY is encoded by the exons atgGAGACGGCGTTCAAGATTTTGAGCGAGAAATCTTCACCGGCCGAGGTTCAAAAATGGATGCGATTTGCAACCCAAAATACGAGGcttctgaacaaaattttacgaaagaaCGCCTCGACGATCGGGGAGAAGACACGGATTTTGACAACGATCGGAATATTGAAATCGTTGACTGCAAAATTCCAACAGTTTCGAAAAGTAGACGACGGATTAAAAAGCCGACGGCGGAGCGATCGAGTAAAATGGGAAGATTTGGACACGGCGTTCGAGAGTCGAATTAGAAAGGGTGCTGTAATAAATTTGCAACACAAGGATTTGgctgtgtttttgaaaaatgccaAACACCTGGTCGTTGCAAGACTCAAGAACATGCTACGTAAGACGGGAAGTTTGAAAGCCAACTGTGTTTTATCGTGTAAATTTAGTGTTACAAAGAACGCTGAAATTGTGGAagacattaaatttttgaacaccAAAAATCAAGTTATCCTCCAACCAACGGACATACATGGGTGTTTCGAAGAGAATGTCAAGCAGAAAGTGATGGCCAAGGTGGAAGACTTCCAAGAAAAAGACTCTGGCTGGTCTTTGACTGAAATCATCAATTTGACTGTGAATATCAACAAGTACGTGCCACTACGAGGAGGTGTGTTCACATATACACCACTACCCAAAGATATTCAAGATAAGAAGGCCGTTGTCAACATCCGTAACAGCGACTCGTATTGCTTTCTATGGTCGGTCACCGCAGCCCTCTTTCCAGCCAACAATAAAAATCCCAATGAAGTCAGCTCGTACCCACATTTCAGCTCAGTGCTACGGTACGATGGTTTGAATTTGCCAATGTCCTTggatcaaatttcgaaatttgagaaaCTGAACGATCTTTCGATCAACGTTTATGGTATAGATTGTACTGAGAAGCAAAAGCATAGTGAAATTATACCCGTTTATTTAAGTCGACACAAGTCTGATAAACCTACAATCCATCTTTTAGTGATAGAGTGTGaaattgatgatgatgatgatgatg ATTGCCTGAACTTAAACAAAACCAAAGTTATTTTACCGACAGAAGAGGACAAAATTcttaaattcagaaatttcaaacataaaGAAACTGTTCCATTCTGCATTTACGCAGATCTAGAATGTCTACTGCAACCCACTCTTAAAAGTCTTGGGGAAAACAGAACAATTTATCAGAAGCATACGCCGTACAGTATATTCTATTATCTACATTGTGCGtttaatgattcaatttcaaaattcgaaatcaaTCATGGAGAGACTTGCATTAAATGGTTTGTGACTGAGTTAGAGAAATTAGCACATTCGTTAGAAACTTATTTTAAAACTGTTGTACCAATGAAACCGCTTAATTTCCATCAAATCAACGAATTTCATTCGGTAACAGTGTGTCACATTTGTGAAAAACCGTTTACCCTCGAAGACGTCAAACATCGTGATCACTGTCATTTCACTGGAAAGTATCGTGTTGCTGCTCATCGAGGCTGCAAcctgaattatcaaaattcacATACAATTCCTGTGATATTCCACAATCTATCGGGTTATGATTCCCATTTTCTAATTAAAGCGTTGGCTACATCGTTCGAGGGCACAATCCAGCTTCTACCcgtaaacaaagaaaagtacatttcttttacaaaatatgtcaAGGCAACAGATATAAAGTTTagattcatcgattcgttCCGCTTCATGCCCAGTAGTCTTGAGAAGTTAGCAACGTATCTTGG AAAAGGTGTTTTTCCGTATGAGTATATCAATAATTGGGAGAAGCTTGAGGACAGACGATTACCGACCAAACcacaattttattcgaaattaaacGATCGGGATATATCAGACGACGACTATGCACATGCATGTGAAGTTTGGCAAACTTTTAACGTTCAAACTTTGGGAGAGCATTCAGATTTATATCTACAAACAGACGTATTCTTACTAGCtgacgtttttcaaaattttcgacagaaTTGTTGGACAACTTACAAACTGGACCCATTACATTACTACACAGCGCCCGGTCTGTCGTTTGATGCAATGTTAAAGTGTACCGGCATCGAGCTCGAGCTTCTCACTGATATAGATATGattatgtttatagaaaaaggtatCCGAGGTGGTGTGTCGCAGTGTTCGAACAGATACGCAAAAGCCAACAACAGATATATGGAAGAGGCATTTGATTCACAAGTCGAAGAATCTTATCTCATGTACTTCGATGTTAACAATTTGTACGGTGCTGCTATGAGCTTTGCTCTACCATACAGTTCCTTCGAATGGGTATCAGACTGCAGACAATGCGACGTTCTTACCATCTCGGACGATGCGGAGTTCGGTTACATGTTAAAGGTAGATTTGGAATATCCTGCGGAACCGCATGAAATGCATAAAGATTTACCACTGTGTCCGGAGCACTACATACCTCTGATCTCGAGTACTAAGCAACCGAAATTGACGACCACGCTACTTCCCAAACAAAACTATGTTATTTATTACCGTGTTTTGAAACAATGCTTACAATTAGGTCTGAAGTTggttaaaattcacaaagttCTCAAATTCCAAGTAAACTCCatggctaaaaagttacataGATTTGAATACTGA